A region of Phytohabitans rumicis DNA encodes the following proteins:
- a CDS encoding ArsR/SmtB family transcription factor encodes MLRLHLTTDDLAQIRVATAPDPMWEILLSLHLLRSRAAPVAFGAWRRAMRGRLAGAERARIEPLVPLAPPVGYSPDFLTPSPGAAGTAEGIERVLATPRRHLRADLTRLASQRRLPGWTGALADGDPATLRRLGTAIAAYHQVAVAPHWQQIHARFDADRALRGRMLLDGGVDRLLNGLNPAIRWRPPVLEMRHYRADRDVVLDGRPLLLVPSFFCWQHPISLYDWDRPPTLVYPVNHDVSWFASAARGDPERRLSTLLGPSRAAVLDAIAAGCTTTELARRVGISRAGASQHATALRDAGLVVTARLGKAVQHTLTPLGAALLDGPAATSHSGRKAGCFQRDVKGVARFRATGGG; translated from the coding sequence GTGCTTCGACTGCATCTCACGACGGACGACCTTGCCCAGATTCGAGTGGCCACCGCGCCCGATCCCATGTGGGAGATCCTGCTCAGCCTGCACCTGCTCAGGAGCCGCGCCGCACCGGTGGCCTTCGGCGCGTGGCGCCGGGCGATGCGCGGCCGGCTGGCCGGCGCGGAGCGGGCGCGGATCGAACCGCTGGTGCCGCTCGCGCCGCCGGTCGGATACTCGCCGGATTTCCTGACGCCGTCGCCGGGCGCGGCGGGCACGGCGGAGGGCATCGAGCGGGTCCTCGCCACGCCGCGGCGGCACCTGCGCGCCGATCTGACCCGGCTCGCCAGCCAGCGCCGGCTGCCCGGCTGGACCGGCGCGCTAGCCGACGGAGACCCGGCGACCCTACGCCGGCTCGGTACGGCGATCGCCGCCTATCACCAGGTCGCGGTCGCGCCGCACTGGCAGCAGATCCACGCCCGGTTCGACGCCGACCGGGCGCTGCGCGGACGGATGCTGCTCGACGGCGGCGTCGATCGCCTGCTGAACGGCCTCAACCCGGCCATCCGGTGGCGACCGCCGGTGCTGGAGATGCGGCACTACCGCGCGGACCGCGACGTCGTGCTGGACGGACGCCCGCTGCTGCTGGTGCCGTCGTTCTTCTGCTGGCAGCACCCGATCAGCCTCTACGACTGGGACCGCCCACCGACGCTCGTCTACCCGGTCAACCACGATGTGAGCTGGTTCGCCTCCGCCGCGCGCGGCGACCCGGAACGCCGGCTCAGCACGCTGCTCGGGCCGAGCCGCGCCGCCGTGCTCGACGCGATCGCCGCCGGCTGCACCACGACCGAGCTGGCGCGCCGGGTGGGGATCTCCCGGGCCGGCGCGAGCCAGCACGCCACCGCGCTGCGCGACGCCGGCCTGGTCGTGACGGCGCGGCTGGGCAAGGCCGTACAGCACACGCTCACGCCGCTCGGCGCGGCGCTCCTCGACGGTCCTGCCGCGACTAGCCACAGTGGACGAAAAGCCGGCTGCTTTCAGCGTGACGTGAAAGGAGTGGCCCGCTTCCGCGCCACCGGCGGAGGGTGA
- the hsaB gene encoding 3-hydroxy-9,10-secoandrosta-1,3,5(10)-triene-9,17-dione monooxygenase reductase subunit translates to MSLATVDTHRFRQVLGHFCTGVTVVTATADGVPVGFACQAFAALSLDPPLVLFCPRVTSETWRGIRQAGGFCVNVLAEEQRDLSRAFGSGGGERFTGVGWTPSPRGHPVLDGVLTWADCAIEAVHPGGDHDIVIGRVAALGECRDARPLLFYQGRYTGTAKSSPYDPPDPIWPRPDDWI, encoded by the coding sequence TTGAGCCTGGCCACCGTCGACACGCACCGGTTCCGCCAGGTGCTCGGCCACTTCTGCACCGGGGTGACCGTGGTGACCGCGACGGCGGACGGCGTACCTGTGGGCTTCGCCTGCCAGGCGTTCGCCGCGCTGTCGCTGGACCCGCCGCTGGTGCTCTTCTGCCCACGCGTCACGTCCGAGACCTGGCGCGGCATCCGCCAGGCCGGCGGGTTCTGCGTCAACGTGCTCGCCGAGGAGCAGCGCGACTTGTCCCGCGCGTTCGGCTCCGGCGGCGGGGAACGGTTCACCGGGGTCGGCTGGACCCCCTCGCCGCGCGGGCACCCGGTCCTGGACGGGGTGCTGACCTGGGCCGACTGCGCCATCGAGGCGGTGCACCCGGGCGGCGACCACGACATCGTGATCGGCCGGGTCGCGGCGCTGGGGGAGTGCCGCGACGCGCGCCCGCTGCTGTTCTACCAGGGCCGCTACACCGGCACCGCCAAGTCCTCCCCATACGACCCCCCAGACCCCATCTGGCCCCGCCCCGACGACTGGATCTAG
- the hsaC gene encoding iron-dependent extradiol dioxygenase HsaC: protein MSLIRSLGYLRVEATDIGAWRDFGVKVLGMVEGRGPDPNALYLRMDGFPARIVVVPGERDRLAASGWELADPPALARAVRTLEEAGVAVKPAGVAELADRRVAEMVSVDDPFGNTLELFCGAALDSRPAITPYGTRFVTAEQGMGHVVLPANDDAAALRFYTELLGFRLRDSMRLIPETLGLPAIDTPLWMRFLGCNPRHHSLALAPIPARSGLIHLMIEVASLDEVGSAMDRCAKHKAPLISSLGRHANDFMVSFYLRTPSGFDIEYGTDGLSVDDATWVARQTTAHSVWGHRFTRGLH, encoded by the coding sequence ATGAGTCTCATCCGTTCGCTGGGCTACCTGCGGGTGGAGGCCACCGACATCGGCGCGTGGCGGGACTTCGGCGTCAAGGTCCTCGGCATGGTAGAAGGCCGTGGCCCCGACCCGAACGCGCTGTACCTGCGCATGGACGGCTTCCCGGCCCGGATCGTCGTCGTGCCCGGCGAGCGGGACCGGCTGGCCGCCAGCGGCTGGGAGCTGGCCGACCCGCCCGCGCTCGCCCGCGCGGTGCGTACCCTGGAGGAGGCCGGCGTCGCCGTCAAGCCGGCCGGCGTGGCGGAGCTGGCCGACCGGCGGGTGGCCGAGATGGTCAGCGTCGACGACCCGTTCGGCAACACGCTGGAGCTCTTCTGCGGCGCCGCCCTGGACAGCCGTCCGGCCATCACGCCGTACGGCACCCGCTTCGTCACCGCCGAGCAGGGCATGGGCCACGTGGTGCTGCCGGCCAACGACGACGCGGCCGCCCTGCGCTTCTACACCGAGCTGCTCGGCTTCCGGCTGCGCGACTCGATGCGGCTGATCCCCGAGACGCTCGGCCTGCCGGCCATCGACACTCCACTGTGGATGCGCTTCCTGGGCTGCAACCCGCGCCACCACAGCCTCGCCCTCGCGCCGATCCCAGCACGATCGGGCCTGATCCACCTGATGATCGAGGTGGCCTCGCTCGACGAGGTGGGCAGCGCGATGGACCGCTGCGCCAAGCACAAGGCCCCGCTCATCTCGTCGCTCGGCCGGCACGCCAACGACTTCATGGTCTCCTTCTACCTGCGGACGCCGAGCGGCTTCGACATCGAGTACGGCACCGACGGCCTGTCCGTCGACGACGCGACCTGGGTGGCGCGGCAGACCACCGCGCACAGCGTGTGGGGGCACCGGTTCACCCGGGGCCTGCATTGA
- the hsaD gene encoding 4,5:9,10-diseco-3-hydroxy-5,9,17-trioxoandrosta-1(10),2-diene-4-oate hydrolase, producing MTTSTVDFETTSRYAASGLHYHEAGLDDAPTVVLLHGGGPGASAWSNFGRNVPVLAHHFRTLAVDQPGFGRSPAGSITDHYFTHAADALTPLLDEIGLDRVHLIGNSLGGGTAVRFALRHPDRAGKLVLMGPGGLSLNVFAPDPTEGVKRLMEFGAPPGPSREKLAAFLRTLVYDQRLVTDELIDERFAAASDVESLRAMRSMGASFMDPARLEDGLLWREAHRLANEVLLIWGREDRVNPVDGALVALKLIRRVRLHIFGGCGHWAQLERFDEFNRLAIDFLEGERA from the coding sequence GTGACGACGTCTACTGTGGACTTCGAGACCACCAGCCGGTACGCCGCGAGCGGCCTGCACTACCACGAGGCCGGCTTGGACGACGCCCCCACCGTGGTCCTGCTGCACGGCGGCGGGCCCGGCGCCTCGGCGTGGAGCAACTTCGGGCGCAACGTGCCGGTGCTCGCCCACCACTTCCGTACCCTCGCGGTCGACCAGCCCGGCTTCGGCCGCTCGCCAGCCGGGTCGATCACCGACCACTACTTCACCCACGCCGCAGACGCGCTCACCCCCCTCCTCGACGAGATCGGCCTCGACCGCGTACACCTGATCGGCAACTCCCTCGGCGGCGGCACGGCGGTCCGCTTCGCGCTGCGCCACCCCGACCGCGCCGGCAAGCTGGTGCTGATGGGGCCGGGCGGGCTGAGCCTGAACGTCTTCGCCCCCGACCCGACCGAGGGCGTCAAGCGGCTGATGGAGTTCGGTGCGCCACCCGGCCCGAGCCGGGAAAAGCTCGCCGCGTTCCTGCGCACCCTCGTGTACGACCAGCGCCTGGTCACCGACGAGCTGATCGACGAGCGGTTCGCGGCGGCCAGCGACGTGGAGAGCCTGCGCGCCATGCGTTCCATGGGCGCCTCGTTCATGGACCCGGCCCGGCTCGAAGACGGGCTGCTGTGGCGCGAGGCCCACCGCTTGGCCAACGAGGTGCTGCTCATCTGGGGCCGCGAGGACCGGGTCAACCCGGTGGACGGTGCCCTGGTCGCGCTCAAGCTGATCCGCCGGGTCCGGCTGCACATCTTCGGCGGCTGCGGGCACTGGGCCCAGCTGGAGCGCTTCGACGAGTTCAACCGGCTGGCCATCGACTTCCTGGAAGGGGAGAGGGCATGA
- a CDS encoding Rieske 2Fe-2S domain-containing protein has translation MNDGEAVRTIDAGAPPARFARGWHCLGLADTFRDGVPHAVEAFGTKLVVFADSGGTLRVLDAYCRHMGGDLSMGTIKGDAVACPFHDWRWGGDGRCASVPYANRVPPRARTRSWITCEENKQLFVWHDPQGAAPPPEVAIPRIEGSFSDEWSQWTWDSVRIDGANCREVIDNVVDMAHFFYIHFAFPTYFKNVMEGHVATQFLQTRGRPDVTNGSNYAGDAQTKLRSEAAYYGPSYMIDYLYHDYHGITVESVLINCHYPVTPTSFVLQWGVIVKRLPGLTSEQAERVAGKFAKSVGVGFLQDVEIWKHKSRIDNPLLCAEDGPVYQLRRWYEQFYVDVEDVTDEMVARFEFEVDTTRAIQAWEAEVAGNLAQRATAAEAP, from the coding sequence ATGAACGACGGGGAGGCCGTACGCACCATCGACGCCGGCGCGCCGCCAGCCCGGTTCGCCCGGGGTTGGCACTGCCTCGGGCTCGCCGACACCTTCCGGGACGGCGTACCCCACGCCGTCGAGGCGTTCGGCACCAAGCTCGTCGTCTTCGCCGACTCCGGCGGTACGCTGCGCGTGCTCGACGCGTACTGCCGGCACATGGGCGGCGACCTGAGCATGGGCACCATCAAGGGCGACGCGGTGGCTTGCCCGTTCCACGACTGGCGGTGGGGTGGCGACGGCCGGTGTGCCAGCGTGCCGTACGCCAACCGGGTGCCGCCGCGGGCGCGTACCCGGTCGTGGATCACCTGCGAGGAGAACAAGCAGCTCTTCGTCTGGCACGACCCGCAGGGCGCGGCGCCCCCGCCGGAGGTGGCGATCCCGCGCATCGAGGGGTCGTTCTCCGACGAGTGGAGCCAGTGGACCTGGGACTCGGTGCGCATCGACGGGGCGAACTGCCGCGAGGTCATCGACAACGTGGTCGACATGGCGCACTTCTTCTACATCCACTTCGCCTTCCCGACGTACTTCAAGAACGTCATGGAGGGGCACGTGGCGACGCAGTTCCTCCAGACCCGGGGCCGGCCGGACGTGACCAACGGCTCCAACTACGCCGGCGACGCGCAGACCAAGCTGCGCTCGGAGGCGGCGTACTACGGGCCCTCGTACATGATCGACTACCTGTACCACGACTACCACGGCATCACCGTCGAGTCGGTCCTGATCAACTGCCACTACCCGGTCACGCCCACCTCGTTCGTGCTCCAGTGGGGCGTCATCGTCAAGCGGCTGCCCGGACTGACCAGCGAGCAGGCCGAGCGGGTGGCCGGCAAGTTCGCCAAGAGCGTCGGCGTCGGCTTCCTGCAGGACGTGGAGATCTGGAAGCACAAGAGCCGGATCGACAACCCGCTGCTGTGCGCCGAGGACGGCCCGGTCTACCAGCTGCGCCGCTGGTACGAACAGTTCTATGTGGACGTCGAGGACGTCACCGACGAGATGGTCGCGCGCTTCGAGTTCGAGGTCGACACCACCCGCGCGATCCAGGCGTGGGAGGCCGAGGTCGCCGGAAACCTCGCCCAGCGCGCGACGGCGGCGGAGGCACCGTGA
- the dmpG gene encoding 4-hydroxy-2-oxovalerate aldolase, whose amino-acid sequence MLPRRFSADLDLRITDSSLRDGSHAKRHQFTAAEVRSIVEALDAAGVPVIEVTHGDGLGGSSFTYGFSHTPEQELIATAVGAARRAKIAFLMLPGVGVKDDILAAADHGAAVCRIATHCTEADISAQHFGLARDRGLETVGFLMMAHSLPPEALAKQGRLMADAGCQCVYVVDSAGALVLDQVGDRVAALVAELGDDAQVGFHGHENLGLGVANSVLAARAGATQIDGSTRRFGAGAGNTPVEAFVGVCDKLGIRTGVDFFAIVDAAEDVVRPAMPEECRLDRLALIMGYAGVYSSFLKHAYSLAERYQVSGAEILVRAGERKLVGGQEDQLIDIAVGLAAEAR is encoded by the coding sequence ATGCTGCCGCGCCGCTTCTCCGCCGACCTTGACCTGCGGATCACCGACTCCTCGCTGCGCGACGGCTCGCACGCCAAGCGCCACCAGTTCACCGCCGCCGAGGTGCGCTCCATTGTGGAGGCGCTGGACGCGGCCGGCGTACCCGTGATCGAGGTGACCCACGGCGACGGGCTGGGCGGCTCGTCGTTCACGTACGGCTTCAGCCACACGCCCGAGCAGGAGCTCATCGCCACGGCGGTGGGCGCGGCCCGGCGGGCGAAGATCGCGTTCCTCATGCTGCCCGGCGTGGGCGTCAAGGACGACATCCTCGCGGCGGCCGACCACGGCGCGGCGGTGTGCCGCATCGCCACCCACTGCACCGAGGCGGACATCTCCGCGCAGCACTTCGGGCTGGCCCGCGACCGCGGCCTGGAGACCGTCGGCTTCCTCATGATGGCCCACTCGCTGCCGCCGGAGGCCCTGGCGAAGCAGGGCCGGCTGATGGCCGACGCCGGCTGCCAGTGCGTGTACGTCGTGGACTCGGCCGGCGCGCTGGTGCTCGACCAGGTGGGCGACCGGGTCGCCGCCCTGGTCGCGGAGCTGGGCGACGACGCGCAGGTCGGCTTCCACGGGCACGAGAACCTCGGGCTCGGCGTGGCCAACTCGGTGCTCGCCGCGCGCGCCGGCGCCACCCAGATCGACGGCAGCACCCGCCGGTTCGGTGCTGGCGCGGGCAACACGCCGGTCGAGGCGTTCGTCGGCGTCTGCGACAAGCTGGGCATCCGCACCGGCGTGGACTTCTTCGCGATCGTCGACGCCGCCGAGGACGTGGTGCGCCCGGCCATGCCGGAGGAGTGCCGGCTCGACCGGCTCGCGCTCATCATGGGGTACGCGGGCGTCTACTCCAGCTTCCTCAAGCACGCCTACAGCCTGGCCGAGCGGTACCAGGTGTCCGGCGCGGAGATCCTGGTCCGGGCGGGCGAGCGCAAGCTGGTCGGCGGCCAGGAGGACCAGCTCATCGACATCGCGGTCGGGCTCGCGGCGGAAGCCCGCTGA
- a CDS encoding acetaldehyde dehydrogenase (acetylating) translates to MAAKATAAIVGSGNIGTDLLYKLLRSDLIEPRWMVGIDPDSPGLRRAADLGLSTTVDGAGWLLAQDPLPDLVFEATSAYVHRDNAPRYAEAGIRAVDLTPAAVGPPVVPHVNLAAHLDAPNVNLITCGGQATIPMVYAVSRVTPVSYAEIVATVASKSAGPGTRANIDEFTRTTSRGLEVIGGAERGKAIIVLNPAEPPMVMRDTIFCAIGAGADTDAVAASIADMAADVARYVPGYRLLNEPQFDPYGDGTRVAIFVEITGAGDFLPAYAGNLDIMTAAATRVGEELARSLKESHAAAPLLRRP, encoded by the coding sequence ATGGCGGCCAAGGCGACCGCGGCCATCGTCGGGTCCGGCAACATCGGCACCGACCTGCTGTACAAGCTGCTGCGCTCGGACCTGATCGAGCCGCGCTGGATGGTCGGCATCGACCCGGACAGCCCCGGGCTGCGCCGGGCCGCCGACCTCGGCCTCTCGACCACTGTGGACGGCGCCGGCTGGCTGCTGGCCCAGGACCCGCTGCCCGACCTGGTCTTCGAGGCCACGTCGGCGTACGTGCACCGGGACAACGCGCCCCGGTACGCCGAGGCCGGCATCCGTGCCGTGGACCTCACCCCGGCCGCGGTCGGCCCGCCCGTCGTGCCGCACGTCAACCTCGCAGCCCACCTGGACGCGCCGAACGTCAACCTCATCACCTGCGGCGGCCAGGCGACCATCCCGATGGTGTACGCGGTGTCCCGGGTCACCCCGGTCAGCTACGCCGAGATCGTGGCCACCGTGGCCTCGAAGTCCGCCGGTCCGGGCACCCGCGCCAACATCGACGAGTTCACCCGCACCACCAGCCGCGGGCTGGAGGTGATCGGCGGCGCGGAGCGCGGCAAGGCCATCATCGTGCTCAACCCGGCCGAGCCGCCGATGGTCATGCGCGACACCATCTTCTGCGCGATCGGCGCGGGCGCGGACACCGACGCGGTGGCCGCCTCGATCGCCGACATGGCCGCCGACGTGGCCCGCTACGTGCCCGGCTACCGGCTGCTCAACGAGCCGCAGTTCGACCCGTACGGGGACGGCACGCGGGTCGCCATCTTCGTCGAGATCACCGGTGCCGGCGACTTCCTGCCAGCGTACGCCGGCAACCTCGACATCATGACCGCCGCCGCGACCCGGGTCGGCGAGGAACTGGCCCGATCCCTGAAGGAGTCCCATGCTGCCGCGCCGCTTCTCCGCCGACCTTGA
- a CDS encoding 2-keto-4-pentenoate hydratase, translating into MEIEVAFILGADLPGAGCTEEDVLAATEAYAPSIELIDSRILDWRISLADTIADNASSAGFVVGAARVDPATVDIRAIDAVLYKGDEPVAQGRSDAVLGNPVTAVAWLARTVAGFGVRLRAGHLILPGACARAVDARPGDAFRASFTGLGDVSLTF; encoded by the coding sequence GTGGAGATCGAGGTCGCCTTCATCCTCGGCGCCGACCTGCCCGGCGCGGGCTGCACCGAGGAGGACGTGCTCGCCGCCACGGAGGCGTACGCGCCGTCCATCGAGCTGATCGACAGCCGGATCCTTGACTGGCGGATCAGCCTGGCGGACACGATCGCGGACAACGCCTCGTCGGCCGGGTTCGTGGTCGGCGCCGCCCGGGTCGACCCCGCCACGGTGGACATCCGCGCCATCGACGCCGTGCTCTACAAGGGCGACGAGCCGGTGGCGCAGGGCCGCTCCGACGCGGTGCTCGGCAACCCGGTCACCGCCGTGGCCTGGCTGGCCCGCACGGTCGCGGGCTTCGGCGTGCGGCTGCGCGCCGGCCACCTGATCCTGCCCGGGGCGTGTGCCCGCGCGGTCGACGCCCGGCCGGGCGACGCGTTCCGGGCCTCGTTCACCGGTCTCGGCGACGTGTCGCTGACGTTCTGA
- a CDS encoding 2-keto-4-pentenoate hydratase, with protein MLTEVQQSTLADLLHAAERDRAPIPPLTESHPELGAADAYEIQLRNIRRRTAEVVGHKVGLSSKAMQQMMGVDEPDYGHLLADMRLSESVPVDAGRYCYPGWRSRSPSSSAPTCPARAAPRRTCSPPRRRTRRPSS; from the coding sequence GTGCTGACCGAGGTGCAACAGTCCACACTGGCCGACCTGCTCCACGCCGCCGAGCGGGACCGGGCGCCGATCCCGCCCCTAACCGAGTCGCACCCCGAGCTCGGGGCGGCCGACGCGTACGAGATCCAGCTGCGCAACATCAGGCGCCGCACGGCCGAGGTGGTGGGCCACAAGGTGGGGCTGTCCTCCAAGGCGATGCAGCAGATGATGGGCGTCGACGAGCCCGACTACGGGCACCTGCTCGCCGACATGCGGCTGTCCGAGAGCGTGCCGGTGGACGCCGGCCGCTACTGCTATCCCGGGTGGAGATCGAGGTCGCCTTCATCCTCGGCGCCGACCTGCCCGGCGCGGGCTGCACCGAGGAGGACGTGCTCGCCGCCACGGAGGCGTACGCGCCGTCCATCGAGCTGA
- the kstD gene encoding 3-oxosteroid 1-dehydrogenase translates to MTEDEAEFDVVVVGSGAAGMTAALTAAHSGLTAVVVEKENVFGGSTARSGGGLWLPGNEVLRRAGVADTAERAQAYLAHVVGPEVPPARQRALIEHGPAMLAFVRAHTPLAFSWVPGYADYYPEAPGGLPGGRTIEPVPLDGRLLGPDLATLAPPYVPVPDGVVVTARDYKWLSLGTRHRRALLTGARVFTRAVVNRALGRRMLGLGQALAAGLRAGLRDAGVPVRLGTPMTDLVVDGERVTGVRVNGGHVVRARRGVVLGSGGFEHNEAMRKLHQRAPIGTDWTVGASGNTGDGIEAGRRLGAALDLMDDAWWGPAIPLPHGPYFCLAERSLPGSLIVNTAGQRFVNEAAPYVDAVHAMYDTGSIPAWLIADQTYRDRYLFAGRGPRAPLPRRWYASGAVQRAVTLDELAVRIGVDGAALQATVERFNDFAAAGRDEDFGRGDSAYDRYYGDPRNRPNPCLAPLRKPPFHAFRMVPGDLGTKGGLRTDDRARVLRDDGTRIAGLYAAGNASASVMGHSYAGAGATIGPAMTFAYLAALDAATPED, encoded by the coding sequence GTGACTGAGGACGAGGCCGAGTTCGATGTCGTCGTGGTGGGCAGTGGCGCCGCTGGTATGACCGCCGCCCTCACCGCGGCGCACTCCGGACTGACCGCCGTGGTGGTCGAAAAAGAGAACGTGTTCGGCGGCTCCACCGCGCGCTCCGGCGGCGGCCTGTGGCTGCCCGGCAACGAGGTGCTGCGCCGCGCCGGGGTCGCCGACACGGCCGAGCGGGCGCAGGCGTACCTGGCGCACGTGGTCGGCCCGGAGGTGCCGCCGGCGCGGCAGCGCGCGCTGATCGAGCACGGGCCGGCGATGCTGGCCTTCGTGCGGGCGCACACGCCGCTCGCCTTCTCCTGGGTGCCCGGCTACGCCGACTACTACCCGGAGGCGCCCGGCGGCCTGCCCGGCGGCCGCACGATCGAGCCGGTGCCGCTGGACGGCCGGCTGCTCGGCCCGGACCTGGCCACCCTCGCCCCGCCGTACGTGCCCGTGCCGGACGGCGTGGTCGTCACCGCACGCGACTACAAGTGGTTGTCGCTGGGTACCCGGCACCGGCGCGCCCTGCTCACCGGCGCCCGGGTGTTCACCCGCGCCGTGGTCAACCGCGCGCTGGGGCGCCGGATGCTCGGCCTGGGCCAGGCCCTCGCCGCCGGGCTGCGGGCCGGCCTGCGCGACGCCGGGGTCCCGGTCCGATTGGGTACACCGATGACGGACCTGGTCGTCGACGGCGAGCGGGTCACCGGGGTACGGGTGAACGGCGGGCATGTGGTACGAGCCCGGCGGGGCGTGGTACTCGGGTCGGGCGGATTCGAGCACAACGAGGCGATGCGCAAGCTGCACCAGCGGGCCCCGATCGGCACGGACTGGACGGTGGGCGCGTCCGGCAACACCGGCGACGGCATCGAGGCCGGCCGCCGGCTCGGCGCGGCCCTGGACCTGATGGACGACGCCTGGTGGGGCCCGGCCATCCCGCTGCCGCACGGCCCGTACTTCTGCCTCGCCGAACGCAGCCTGCCCGGCTCCCTGATCGTGAACACCGCCGGGCAGCGGTTCGTCAACGAGGCGGCGCCCTATGTGGACGCCGTGCACGCTATGTACGACACCGGCAGCATCCCGGCCTGGCTGATCGCCGACCAGACGTACCGGGACCGCTACCTGTTCGCCGGCCGCGGCCCGCGCGCCCCGCTCCCCCGCCGCTGGTACGCCTCGGGCGCCGTCCAGCGCGCCGTCACCCTGGACGAGCTGGCCGTCCGGATCGGCGTGGACGGGGCGGCGTTGCAGGCCACCGTCGAGCGGTTCAACGACTTCGCGGCGGCCGGCCGGGACGAGGACTTCGGGCGCGGCGACTCGGCCTACGACCGGTATTACGGCGACCCGCGCAACCGCCCCAACCCGTGCCTCGCGCCGCTGCGCAAGCCGCCGTTCCACGCGTTCCGGATGGTCCCCGGCGACCTGGGCACCAAGGGCGGGCTGCGCACCGACGACCGGGCCCGGGTGCTGCGCGACGACGGCACCCGGATCGCCGGCCTGTACGCCGCCGGCAACGCCAGCGCCTCGGTCATGGGCCACAGCTACGCCGGCGCCGGCGCCACCATCGGCCCGGCCATGACGTTCGCCTACCTGGCCGCCCTCGACGCCGCCACCCCGGAGGACTGA
- a CDS encoding MaoC/PaaZ C-terminal domain-containing protein yields MPIDPAVAIGAELPGRDLSWTTTDVLLYHLTLGARATELRYVYERDLTVLPTFAVVTGTLGETEPPALDMPGVDISLASTLHGGEELVVHKPLPPSGTAQSRSRIADVYDKGSSAIIVIETVTDYFTIRRSVFVRGEGGFGGDRGPSSRVPPPDRAPDTVTLSPTWAEQALWYRLCGDRNPLHADPAFAAMAGFPAPILHGLCTYGMVCKAVVDTVLDGDPTRVAGFSARFSGVVYPGETLRTSIWRQDDRLLVNATVVERDAPALSDAVLTIHG; encoded by the coding sequence ATGCCCATCGACCCCGCCGTCGCGATCGGTGCCGAGCTGCCCGGCCGCGACCTGTCCTGGACCACCACCGACGTGCTGCTCTACCACCTCACGCTCGGCGCCCGCGCCACCGAGCTGCGGTACGTCTACGAGCGCGACCTGACGGTCCTGCCCACGTTCGCGGTGGTGACCGGCACGCTCGGCGAGACCGAGCCGCCCGCGCTCGACATGCCCGGCGTGGACATCAGCCTCGCCAGCACCCTGCACGGCGGCGAGGAGCTCGTCGTGCACAAGCCGTTGCCGCCCTCCGGCACCGCCCAGTCCCGGTCCCGGATCGCCGACGTGTACGACAAGGGCAGCTCGGCCATCATCGTGATCGAGACCGTCACCGACTACTTCACCATCCGCAGGAGCGTCTTCGTCCGCGGCGAGGGTGGCTTCGGCGGCGACCGTGGCCCGTCCAGCCGGGTGCCCCCGCCGGACCGCGCGCCGGACACCGTCACGCTCAGCCCCACCTGGGCGGAGCAGGCGCTGTGGTACCGGCTCTGCGGCGACCGCAACCCCCTGCACGCCGACCCGGCGTTCGCCGCCATGGCCGGCTTTCCCGCCCCGATCCTGCACGGCCTGTGCACGTACGGGATGGTGTGCAAGGCGGTCGTGGACACGGTGCTGGACGGCGACCCGACCCGCGTGGCCGGCTTCAGCGCCCGCTTCTCCGGCGTCGTCTACCCCGGCGAGACCCTGCGCACCAGCATCTGGCGCCAGGACGACCGCCTGCTCGTCAACGCCACGGTGGTCGAGCGCGACGCCCCCGCCCTCTCCGACGCGGTCCTCACCATCCACGGGTAG